In Saccharomyces kudriavzevii IFO 1802 strain IFO1802 genome assembly, chromosome: 9, the following proteins share a genomic window:
- the MSL1 gene encoding U2 snRNP complex subunit MSL1 (similar to Saccharomyces cerevisiae MSL1 (YIR009W); ancestral locus Anc_7.165) — translation MVEPARKKQKIDRDAHRIAAGPVVEAKNTLYVSQLNEKINVQRLRVNLFLLFATFGEVLKVSMNFKKQRGQAFVTMRTIDQASLAQISLNGELFFDKTLKVEFSKNETKTL, via the coding sequence ATGGTTGAACCAGCtagaaaaaagcagaagatCGATCGTGATGCTCATCGCATAGCGGCTGGGCCAGTGGTGGAGGCCAAGAACACGCTTTATGTAAGTCAGCTGAACGAAAAGATTAATGTGCAACGACTGCGAGTAAATCTGTTTCTGCTGTTTGCTACGTTTGGAGAGGTGTTGAAGGTGAGCatgaatttcaagaaacaaCGGGGTCAAGCCTTTGTCACCATGAGGACCATCGACCAAGCCAGTTTGGCccaaatttcattgaatggtgagttattttttgataagaCTTTGAAAGTAGAGTTCAGTAAGAATGAAACGAAAACACTATGA
- the PAN1 gene encoding actin cytoskeleton-regulatory complex protein PAN1 (similar to Saccharomyces cerevisiae PAN1 (YIR006C); ancestral locus Anc_7.160) has product MYNPYQQQGMNYQQQQQPTGFYPQQQQQQGQPTNQTQSQPQPQQQMGFNQPQTTGIAGMPQNFGNSFANMSQQSQTGYNNNGNNGNVYGSSGFGQQPQQQQQQVKPQHTGYMPSTNIGAMMNTTGSIPPPNPAQQPQLQSMQPQGTGYYQSANTANAPPVQPLQSQGTGYYASTPNLISSNQPQQPLQAQSTGYYQSQPQQAPQQAQPLQPLKPQQTGFYVQQQNQPPLEPLKPTATGFVNSFANNGLNNDIKIPAMRLSFITAQDQAKFETLFRSIVTNGSNTVSGANCRKILMRSGLAPSQLARIWTLCDTSRAGELLFPEFALAMHLINDVLQGDSIPYELDSKTKNEVSSFIDAINLSIANQDSSTSNAPKTPFDEFITSGVQNLQPQPTGFMPQTSFGIPLQSQMTGGGVGPALNPQATGMMAPTTFNMSMNTGTPGLTTQITGGAPMPMSMQPSITGNTLQPQTTGMMPQTSFGVNLGPQLTGGALQSQYTGGYGSVMPQQTNNVSMPNLSFNQQGLQSQITGLQPQPTGFLPPSNFSATMPLTAQKTGFGNNEIYTQSNFGNNLIDNSNQEKISTEEKSLFYKIFETFDTQNRGLLDSPTAVEIFRKSGLNRADLEQIWNLCDINNTGQLNKQEFALGMHLVYGKLSGKPIPNVLPPSLIPSSTKLLDNLKNQLKTEPSTTKEKASFGKIDALSYKNNDDDDILPNYRNRRKVYSATNEEQPSSPSPDKVENQSSTSVQNRFVSESKQPAGPKYAEFSREVNLKNIVALESEIKNIKSPQTFYDDSIPSGLTNRFDAIIAKLPNLFNEISTIDNEITNAKIQLYRKKNPSSIIGSGPNGEITENDRKKAKSRALLRARMSALTGKSSGSDGSLSMEDEQQNAEIKRIQQENGKNQEIIRDIRSSISDISASLKSTMTGSEMISNQEFERWEFGIGLEDAVREFLDDLKSNTNKLVIEPSPFIPSSTPTPAEDRASSPSFSQFQTAGERAAYLKEQAKKRMKEKLAKFDKNRRSATQRSRPTVGENPQEQQQPSGVSSFVEPKETPFKEEENVEPAQPAQPAQHVYNSKQESDGEDEDEEEKRLQEQLKQLKLKKRTEKEKRLAALRKQIEDAQNESDDGEETVVVNLGGPANVPQVAPVAPPTPSEQRPVNASGSVSAAATTSVNTDTMVSSSKSHNPYFKDTSAGSTSNFDSHAAETQRRIQRGLDEDEDDGWSDDDETSNRLAVNDNVKQASANQSNRTQDFPVATAPIPTPATIRSAAPIPSAAPIPQRSSASATGSLQANGSNEIRGLTPAAPTLPGVVQGSPIPLAPPLPTVSESQGPPVPLAPPLPSAVQISSASTPALVGSVLPPPPSLPTEQASISEPNVVHIGNRNGLGDDLGAYGHESDDDDVLSIPESVGSDDEEKDIPPIPTAGIPPIPSTGIPPPPPLP; this is encoded by the coding sequence ATGTACAATCCGTATCAGCAGCAGGGCATGAATTaccagcagcagcagcaaccgACTGGGTTCTACCcgcagcagcagcagcagcaaggTCAACCCACAAATCAAACTCAGAGCCAGCCTCAACCGCAGCAGCAAATGGGGTTTAACCAACCGCAAACAACTGGCATTGCTGGAATGCCTCAAAACTTTGGTAACTCTTTTGCTAATATGTCACAGCAGTCGCAAACGGGTTACAATAATAACGGTAACAACGGTAATGTGTATGGTAGCAGCGGTTTTGGCCAACAGCctcaacagcaacaacaacaggTGAAACCGCAACATACAGGTTACATGCCTAGTACCAACATCGGTGCTATGATGAACACCACAGGCTCCATTCCGCCACCTAATCCAGCTCAACAGCCTCAATTACAGTCCATGCAGCCCCAAGGTACAGGCTACTATCAATCTGCCAATACTGCAAATGCTCCTCCAGTCCAACCTTTGCAATCTCAAGGAACGGGTTATTATGCGTCTACGCcaaatttgatttcttctaatCAACCTCAGCAACCTCTCCAAGCTCAGAGCACAGGCTATTATCAATCTCAGCCTCAGCAAGCGCCTCAACAAGCTCAGCCTTTGCAGCCTTTGAAGCCGCAGCAAACCGGATTTTACGTTCAACAACAGAACCAACCTCCGTTAGAGCCATTGAAACCCACTGCAACTGGATTTGTCAATTCATTCGCCAATAATGGTCTGAACAACGACATTAAGATTCCCGCTATGAGATTGTCGTTTATCACTGCACAAGATCAGGCCAAGTTCGAGACTTTGTTCAGATCGATTGTAACTAACGGTTCAAATACTGTTTCCGGGGCTAACTGcaggaaaattttgatgagATCCGGCCTAGCACCATCTCAATTGGCAAGAATATGGACCCTCTGTGATACATCAAGGGCAGGTGAGCTACTATTTCCTGAATTCGCGTTGGCCATGCATTTGATCAACGATGTCTTACAAGGTGACTCTATCCCTTATGAATTGGACTCCAAGACGAAAAACGAAGTTTCAAGTTTTATTGACGCCATCAATTTGAGTATTGCTAATCAGGATTCTTCCACTAGCAATGCTCCAAAGACTCCCTTTGACGAATTCATTACCTCAGGCGTACAAAATTTGCAACCTCAACCAACAGGCTTCATGCCTCAAACCAGTTTTGGTATTCCATTGCAATCCCAGATGACCGGTGGTGGCGTTGGCCCAGCGTTGAATCCTCAAGCCACGGGGATGATGGCCCCCACTACTTTTAACATGTCAATGAATACTGGTACCCCAGGATTGACTACTCAAATTACCGGAGGGGCACCCATGCCTATGTCTATGCAACCTAGCATTACTGGCAACACTTTGCAGCCTCAGACAACTGGTATGATGCCACAAACTTCCTTTGGCGTTAATTTGGGACCGCAACTGACTGGCGGCGCTTTGCAATCTCAGTACACGGGAGGATATGGTTCTGTTATGCCTCAGCAAACCAATAATGTAAGCATGCCCAATTTGTCCTTCAATCAGCAGGGGCTACAATCTCAGATAACCGGTTTGCAACCTCAACCAACTGGTTTTCTGCCACCATCCAACTTCAGCGCTACTATGCCATTAACTGCGCAAAAGACTGGGTTTGgtaataatgaaatttaCACACAATCGAATTTTGGTAATAACTTAATTGACAActcaaatcaagaaaaaatttccacGGAGGAGAAGTCCTTGTTCTAtaagatttttgaaacttttgaCACTCAAAACAGAGGCTTATTAGATTCTCCCACGGCAGTTGaaatttttagaaaatcTGGTTTAAACCGTGCTGACCTAGAGCAGATTTGGAATCTTTGTGATATAAATAATACTGGTCAGTTGAATAAACAAGAATTTGCGCTGGGTATGCATTTGGTTTATGGCAAATTAAGTGGAAAACCTATTCCCAATGTGCTCCCTCCCAGTTTGATCCCTTCGAGCACAAAACTTTTGGATAAtttaaaaaatcaattaaAGACTGAACCAAGCACTACAAAGGAAAAGGCTTCATTTGGTAAAATTGATGCCTTGAGTTACAAAaataacgatgatgacgatatTTTGCCAAACTATAGAAATCGTAGGAAGGTTTACTCTGCAACGAATGAAGAGCAGCCCTCTTCTCCTTCACCTGATAAAGTAGAGAATCAGTCCAGTACCTCCGTTCAAAATAGATTTGTTTCAGAGAGTAAACAGCCAGCTGGACCTAAGTATGCTGAATTCTCAAGAGAGGttaatttgaagaatattgTTGCTTTGGAAAgtgaaatcaaaaatatcaaaagtCCTCAGACCTTTTATGATGACTCTATTCCATCTGGTTTAACAAACCGCTTCGATGCTATCATTGCTAAACTTCCAAACttattcaatgaaatttctACAATTGATAACGAGATTACCAACGCAAAGATTCAGTTGTATAGAAAGAAGAATCCCTCTTCAATTATTGGGTCTGGTCCAAATGGTGAGATAACCGAAAATGACAGAAAGAAGGCGAAAAGTAGAGCTTTGTTGAGAGCAAGGATGTCTGCTCTCACCGGGAAATCTTCAGGGTCAGATGGTTCACTTTCCATGGAAGATGAACAGCAAAACGCTGAAATCAAGAGAATTCAGCAAGAAAATGGCAAGAACCAAGAAATTATCAGGGACATACGATCATCTATTTCAGACATTTCTGCCTCTTTAAAATCTACAATGACAGGATCGGAGATGATCTCCAATCAAGAGTTTGAAAGATGGGAATTTGGTATCGGTTTAGAAGATGCTGTTCGTGAATTTCTGGATGATCTGAAGTCAAACACCAACAAATTGGTGATCGAACCGTCTCCGTTTATACCTTCATCGACTCCAACACCTGCAGAAGATCGTGCTTCGtcaccttctttttctcaatttcAAACTGCCGGGGAAAGAGCTGCGTACTTGAAAGAACAGGCAAAAAAGAGGATGAAGGAGAAGTTAGCTAAATTTGATAAGAACAGACGAAGTGCAACTCAGCGTTCTAGACCAACCGTGGGCGAAAATCCCcaagaacaacaacagccTTCAGGTGTTTCCAGTTTCGTTGAACCTAAAGAAACTccattcaaagaagaagaaaatgtagAACCTGCTCAACCTGCTCAACCTGCTCAGCATGTTTACAATTCGAAGCAAGAATCTGACGGtgaggatgaagatgaggagGAAAAACGTTTACAAGAACAACTAAAACAATTGAAGctcaagaaaagaacggagaaagaaaagagactTGCAGCTTTACGTaaacaaattgaagatGCTCAAAATGAGAGCGATGACGGGGAAGAAACTGTAGTAGTCAACTTAGGTGGCCCTGCCAACGTTCCTCAAGTTGCGCCAGTTGCACCACCAACACCTTCTGAACAACGTCCAGTTAATGCCTCTGGCTCAGTAAGTGCCGCTGCTACCACCTCTGTCAATACGGACACTATGGTTTCGTCATCTAAAAGCCATAATCCATATTTTAAGGATACTTCAGCTGGCTCCACATCTAACTTTGATTCTCATGCGGCAGAAACGCAGAGAAGGATTCAAAGAGGTTTggatgaggatgaggatgatgGATGGtctgatgatgatgagaCAAGTAACCGCCTAGCTGTAAACGATAACGTCAAACAAGCAAGTGCTAATCAATCCAACCGTACACAAGATTTTCCTGTTGCAACTGCTCCCATACCCACTCCTGCTACTATTCGATCCGCTGCGCCCATTCCGTCTGCTGCTCCTATTCCACAGAGATCTTCTGCGTCAGCAACAGGATCCCTCCAAGCAAATGGCTCTAATGAAATCCGTGGTCTCACTCCAGCAGCTCCAACTTTACCTGGTGTTGTTCAAGGGTCACCTATCCCATTGGCTCCTCCTTTGCCCACTGTAAGTGAATCTCAAGGACCACCAGTTCCGTTAGCCCCTCCGCTACCTAGCGCTGTGCAAATATCTAGCGCTTCCACCCCGGCGCTAGTTGGAAGTGTTTTGCCTCCTCCTCCATCCTTGCCAACCGAACAAGCCTCCATTTCTGAACCCAATGTCGTTCACATTGGTAATAGAAATGGTCTTGGAGATGACTTAGGCGCATATGGACACGAatctgatgatgatgatgttttATCGATTCCCGAATCAGTTGGttcagatgatgaggaaaaaGATATTCCGCCAATTCCAACTGCAGGCATTCCACCGATTCCATCCACAGGTATTCCTCCACCTCCACCCCTGCCATAA
- the EGH1 gene encoding hydrolase (similar to Saccharomyces cerevisiae YIR007W; ancestral locus Anc_7.172): MPAKIHISANGEFCDKDGNVIQLRGVNLDPSVKIPAKPFLSTHAPIADGAFFEDADKVSFINHPLVLEDIEEHIIRLKSLGYNTIRLPFTWESLEHAGPGQYDFAYMDYIVEVLTRINGVQHGMYVYLDPHQDVWSRFSGGSGAPLWTLYCAGFQPANFLATDAAILHNYYIDPKTGREIGKDEEAYLKMVWPTNYFKLACQTMFTLFFGGKQYAPKCTINGENIQDYLQGKFNNAIMTLYARIKDKAPELFDNNCIIGLESVNEPNCGYIGETDLDVIPKERDLKLGRTPTAFQSFMLGEGIESTVDQYKRTFFGFSKGKPCTINPGGKKAWLSAQERDAIDAKYNWERNPEWKPDTCIWKLHGVWEIHESGGPVLLKSDYFSQADEAVFINNHFVEYYTGIYNKFRAFDKESFIIIQPPVMKPPPNLQNFPILDDKTICACHFYDGMTLMYKTWNKRIGIDTYGLVNKKYSNPAFAVVLGENSIRKCIRKQLSEMQKDAKSMLGKNVPVFFTEIGIPFDMDDKKAYTTNDYSSQTAALDALGFALEGSNLSYTLWCYCSINSHAWGDNWNNEDFSIWSPDDKPLYRETRSKTLTREPSPASTATSVSTSKSKSSSSSQPPSFIKPDDDLDLDSASCTLKTDLSGFRALDAIMRPFPMKIHGTFEFAEFNLSNKSYTLKLIGRTTPETTTVPTCIFLPRHHFAPNHLSIRSSSGRYAYNTNYQVLEWFHEPGHQYIEICAKSKSRCSTPVSDDSSDLSAECIIS; this comes from the coding sequence ATGCCTGCCAAGATACATATTTCAGCAAACGGTGAGTTTTGCGATAAAGATGGTAATGTGATCCAATTGCGAGGCGTCAACTTGGATCCCTCGGTTAAGATTCCTGCCAAACCATTCTTATCGACCCATGCTCCCATAGCGGATGGCGCTTTTTTCGAGGATGCTGATAAGGTCAGCTTCATCAATCACCCCTTAGTCCTCGAGGATATCGAAGAGCATATCATTAGATTGAAGTCATTAGGCTACAATACCATCCGTTTACCCTTTACTTGGGAGTCGCTCGAACATGCCGGCCCGGGACAGTACGATTTTGCCTATATGGACTATATTGTCGAAGTATTAACCAGAATAAACGGCGTTCAGCATGGAATGTACGTTTATTTGGATCCTCATCAGGACGTTTGGTCTAGATTTAGCGGCGGATCCGGAGCACCGCTATGGACTCTATACTGTGCAGGTTTCCAGCCGGCGAACTTCCTAGCCACTGACGCTGCCATCCTACATAACTATTATATTGATCCAAAAACAGGCAGAGAAATCGGCAAAGACGAGGAGGCGTACCTTAAGATGGTTTGGCCTACCAATTATTTCAAATTGGCATGCCAAACAATGTTTACGCTATTCTTTGGTGGTAAACAATATGCTCCGAAATGCACAATTAATGGAGAGAATATTCAAGATTATTTGCAAGGAAAGTTTAATAATGCCATCATGACATTGTACGCAAGAATAAAAGACAAGGCTCCCGAGTTATTCGACAACAACTGCATTATCGGATTAGAGTCCGTAAACGAACCAAACTGTGGTTACATTGGTGAGACAGATCTTGATGTCATTCCGAAAGAGAGAGATTTGAAGTTGGGTAGAACTCCGACAGCatttcaaagtttcatGCTGGGCGAAGGCATCGAAAGTACCGTAGACCAATATAAGAGAACATTTTTTGGGTTTTCTAAGGGGAAGCCGTGCACAATTAACCCTGGAGGCAAAAAAGCTTGGCTGAGTGCACAAGAGAGAGATGCGATAGATGCAAAATACAATTGGGAAAGAAATCCTGAATGGAAACCAGACACTTGTATTTGGAAACTGCATGGCGTTTGGGAAATTCATGAAAGCGGAGGCCCCGTTTTACTTAAATCAGATTATTTTAGCCAAGCCGATGAAGCTGTTTTTATAAATAATCATTTTGTGGAGTATTACACTGGAATATACAACAAGTTTAGGgcttttgataaagaatCATTCATTATCATACAACCACCAGTAATGAAGCCACCACCCaatttacaaaattttccGATTTTAGATGATAAAACAATATGTGCATGTCATTTTTATGATGGAATGACACTAATGTACAAAACATGGAATAAGCGGATCGGCATAGACACGTATGGTCTGGTAAACAAAAAGTATTCAAATCCTGCCTTTGCAGTGGTCCTTGGTGAAAATAGTATACGAAAATGCATTAGGAAACAATTGTCAGAAATGCAAAAAGACGCCAAATCTATGCTTGGCAAGAATGTGCCTGTATTTTTCACCGAGATCGGTATACCATTTGATATGGATGACAAGAAGGCGTACACCACGAACGACTACTCTTCTCAGACCGCTGCGTTGGATGCTCTTGGGTTTGCATTGGAGGGAAGCAATCTTTCATACACTTTATGGTGCTATTGCAGTATTAATTCGCATGCATGGGGTGACAATTGGaataatgaagattttTCGATCTGGTCCCCGGATGACAAACCACTGTACCGTGAAACTCGATCAAAAACACTAACACGAGAGCCATCCCCAGCCTCTACGGCAACTTCGGTATCCACTTCCAAATCAAAATCGAGCTCTTCTTCGCAACCGCCAAGTTTTATAAAGCCAGATGATGATTTGGACTTGGATAGTGCATCATGCACTTTAAAGACAGACTTGTCGGGGTTTAGGGCTCTTGATGCAATAATGAGACCATTTCCGATGAAAATACATGGAACATTCGAATTTGCTGAATTTAATCTAAGTAATAAGTCCTATACTTTGAAATTAATTGGTAGAACGACACCCGAAACGACCACAGTTCCCACATGCATTTTCTTACCACGCCACCATTTTGCACCTAACCATTTATCGATCCGTTCATCATCGGGTCGTTACGCTTACAATACAAACTACCAAGTACTCGAATGGTTTCACGAACCAGGTCATCAATATATTGAAATATGTGCAAAGTCAAAATCAAGGTGTAGTACCCCTGTAAGTGATGATTCGAGCGACCTGTCAGCGGAATGCATCATCAGCTAA
- the PRI1 gene encoding DNA primase subunit PRI1 (similar to Saccharomyces cerevisiae PRI1 (YIR008C); ancestral locus Anc_7.171): MADSVKVSGPSTSDMEYYYKSLYPFKHVFNWLNHSPKPSRDMINREFAMAFRSGAYKRYNSFNSVQEFKAQIERSNPDRFEIGAIYNKPPRERDTLLKSELKALEKELVFDIDMDDYDSFRTCCSGAQVCFKCWKFISLAMKIMNTALTEDLGYKDLIWVFSGRRGAHCWVSDKRARALTDIQRRNVLDYVNVVRDRNTDKRLALKRPYHPHLARSLEQLKPFFISIMLEEQNPWEDDQHAIDTLLPALYDKQLIDSLRKHWLDNPGRSSKEKWNDIDRVATSLFKGPHIGRLRECKEDLVLMTLYPKLDVEVTKQTIHLLKAPFCIHPATGNVCVPIDESFTPEKAPKLIDLQTEMEKNNDVSLTSLQPFIDQFQAYVTSLLKNELGSIKRERDEDDEPAVLDF, encoded by the coding sequence ATGGCCGATTCAGTGAAGGTCAGTGGGCCAAGCACCTCGGATATGGAGTATTATTATAAGTCACTCTATCCGTTCAAGCACGTTTTTAACTGGTTGAACCACTCGCCCAAGCCTTCTAGGGATATGATCAACAGGGAGTTCGCCATGGCCTTCAGATCAGGTGCCTACAAGAGATataattctttcaattctgtACAAGAATTCAAGGCACAGATAGAGAGAAGTAACCCAGACAGATTTGAAATAGGGGCCATCTATAACAAACCGCCAAGGGAGCGTGACACTCTTCTGAAAAGCGAATTGAAAGCGTTGGAGAAGGAGTTGGTGTTTGATATTGATATGGATGATTATGATTCCTTCAGAACATGCTGTTCCGGGGCCCAGGTTTGCTTTAAGTGCTGGAAGTTTATATCTTTGGCAATGAAAATTATGAACACGGCTCTGACGGAAGATCTTGGTTACAAAGATCTTATTTGGGTCTTTTCAGGTAGACGTGGTGCCCATTGTTGGGTAAGTGACAAACGGGCTCGAGCTTTGACGGATATACAACGAAGAAATGTTTTGGATTATGTTAACGTAGTTAGAGATAGAAACACAGATAAGAGATTGGCCTTGAAAAGACCTTATCATCCTCATCTGGCTCGTTCTTTAGAGCAGCTAAAACCCTTTTTTATCAGCATTATGCTCGAAGAACAAAACCCTTGGGAAGATGACCAACATGCGATCGATACTTTACTGCCGGCATTATACGATAAGCAACTGATCGACTCATTGAGAAAGCATTGGTTAGACAACCCTGGAAGATCAAGCAAGGAAAAATGGAATGATATAGATCGGGTGGCCACATCGCTTTTCAAAGGCCCTCATATAGGTAGGTTACGTGAATGTAAGGAAGATCTAGTATTAATGACTCTGTATCCTAAACTGGACGTGGAAGTTACAAAGCAAACAATCCATTTGCTGAAGGCTCCATTCTGTATTCATCCTGCCACTGGGAACGTTTGTGTGCCCATTGATGAATCATTCACTCCTGAAAAGGCACCAAAACTGATTGATTTGCAAacagaaatggaaaaaaacaatgacGTTTCATTAACGTCTTTGCAGCCTTTCATCGATCAGTTTCAGGCGTACGTGACTTCtctcttgaaaaatgaactgGGTTCGATCAAACGAGAACGtgacgaagatgatgagCCGGCTGTTCTAGATTTCTAG
- the DSN1 gene encoding MIND complex subunit DSN1 (similar to Saccharomyces cerevisiae DSN1 (YIR010W); ancestral locus Anc_7.175), with protein sequence MSLEPTQTVSGTPPILPQRTHKHVYPLRMETIPISESDSKTTFQTNEPTQEDEEEAEYFDGKQSVSNLSPDLKFKRHKNKHIQGFPTLGERLDNLQDIKKAKRVENFNSSAPLGDDNRIRDGNVNANLNTTAMPAPYMPYYYYYHPMNAPTPAMMPYPGSPMHSMMPNSSLQPFYSQTTAAGGPDMTTPQNLSSSQQLLPAPQLFPYGSFHHQQQQPHYIQRTRERKKSIGTQRGRRLSMLASQGNGGSTIISPHKDIPEEDFYTVVGNVSSFGKNLQIRQLFNWCLIRSLHKLESRAKSREEEAELERQTKKSKLESTKTETDYVDPKRLAMVIIKEFVDDLKRDHIAIDWEDEEKYEDEDEEKALDDTENYDDTELRQLFQENDDDDDDDDEMDYSEIQRSRRKFNERRKTVSNEPKKLLPNGKNVENTKNLSLLLSKVNAIKNEVKEWATTLDTSRPDLEWQELASLSSQPHDLESDTEEANVAFKDIETKLETKVDELRYQSHILNSHSLALGEITNSKLDKLNTETMRKISNETDDEHSQAINSQQLLKGLSVSFSKKLDV encoded by the coding sequence ATGAGTCTGGAACCCACTCAGACGGTCTCTGGTACGCCGCCGATTTTGCCTCAAAGAACGCACAAACACGTATACCCATTGCGGATGGAGACTATCCCAATCTCAGAATCTGATTCTAAAACCACATTTCAAACCAATGAGCCCACCCAAGAGGATGAGGAGGAGGCCGAGTATTTCGACGGTAAACAATCTGTATCGAACCTGAGTCCCgatttgaaattcaaaagacaCAAGAATAAACACATTCAGGGATTCCCCACTCTGGGCGAAAGACTGGATAACTTGCAAGACATCAAGAAGGCTAAAAGAGTGGAAAACTTCAATTCGTCCGCGCCATTGGGTGATGACAACCGCATTAGAGATGGCAATGTGAATGCCAATTTAAACACAACCGCGATGCCCGCTCCTTACATGccttattattattactacCACCCCATGAATGCTCCCACTCCTGCAATGATGCCATATCCCGGATCGCCAATGCATTCCATGATGCCCAACTCTTCATTGCAGCCCTTCTATTCCCAGACAACTGCTGCTGGTGGTCCCGATATGACTACTCCTCAAAATTTGTCTTCGTCGCAACAATTGCTGCCTGCACCGCAGCTGTTTCCCTACGGATCGTTCCAtcatcaacaacagcaaccaCACTACATTCAACGAACAAGagaaaggaagaaatcGATTGGAACTCAAAGGGGTAGAAGATTATCCATGTTAGCGTCTCAAGGCAATGGCGGAAGCACTATCATATCTCCGCATAAGGATATTCCCGAGGAAGATTTCTACACAGTAGTTGGGAATGTGTCTTCTTTTGGTAAAAATCTGCAGATACGACAGCTTTTCAATTGGTGTTTGATCAGATCTTTACACAAATTAGAGTCCAGGGCCAAAAGCCGAGAGGAGGAAGCAGAACTGGAGCGTCAGACCAAAAAATCCAAGCTGGAATCAACAAAGACTGAAACCGATTACGTGGATCCTAAACGTCTAGCTATggtaataataaaagaattTGTCGATGATCTGAAAAGAGATCATATCGCCATAGATTGGgaagatgaggaaaaatatgaagacgaagacgaGGAGAAAGCCCTAGATGATACTGAAAACTACGATGACACTGAACTGCGACAGttgtttcaagaaaatgacgatgacgatgatgacgacgatgagATGGACTACTCAGAGATACAAAGATCTAGGCgtaaattcaatgaaaggAGAAAGACAGTGTCCAATGAACCAAAGAAACTACTCCCTAATGGTAAGAACGTGGAGAATACCAAGAACTTAAGTCTTTTATTGAGCAAGGTGAACgcaataaaaaatgaagtaaAGGAATGGGCGACCACTCTAGATACCTCAAGACCAGACCTCGAATGGCAAGAATTAGCGTCATTGTCATCCCAACCGCACGACCTGGAGTCGGATACGGAAGAGGCAAACGTTGCCTTTAAAGATATCGAGACAAAGTTGGAAACAAAAGTCGACGAGTTAAGGTACCAATCGCATATATTAAACTCACATTCATTGGCCTTGGGCGAAATAACGAACTCCAAGTTGGATAAATTGAACACGGAAACGATGAGAAAAATCTCCAACGAAACGGACGATGAACATTCACAAGCTATTAACTCTCAACAATTATTGAAGGGATTGAGTGTATCTTTCAGTAAAAAACTGGATGTATGA